Proteins from a single region of Dehalococcoidales bacterium:
- a CDS encoding efflux RND transporter periplasmic adaptor subunit — protein MKGWRQVTILLLFVILAVSVSCNPFGSGEQNGTQQLAEVVRGDLSVTVSGNGNIAVAKEMKLTFGIAGRVDKINVEEGDEVEEGAVLAKLETDDLELALTQARVAYSRAEVAVTQAEVAVTQAEVAVTQAEVALQTAEFNLNQTQKTHTLSDIKAAQANVDTARRELEEALLTLSKYDPGTPGWEENQRIVNLFRLRLNTAEDTLDAMLSGAGTEEVVIKNQQVKAARQSLELSRQSLESNIKSLELAQHSLELSLQSLEQAQKQLGKATMTAPFDGAVASVNIDEQDTVAPGTMIIHLVDPGSMELTVAMDEIDISVVKAGQRALIDIDALPDLPLEGEVSSISLLPAVEGGVVLYSVKIKFDVPEDSGLRNGMSATADITVARRDSVLLIPDRAIRNDSQGSSLVEVMVNGQIQERMVVTGISDGVRTEIIDGLAEGEMVVERRTRSS, from the coding sequence ATGAAAGGTTGGCGACAAGTAACTATCTTGCTGCTATTTGTTATTCTGGCCGTGTCTGTCTCCTGTAATCCCTTCGGCAGTGGCGAACAGAATGGCACACAACAACTGGCTGAGGTGGTACGGGGTGACCTGAGCGTTACTGTTAGCGGCAATGGCAATATAGCGGTTGCCAAAGAAATGAAGCTGACCTTTGGCATCGCCGGTAGAGTGGATAAGATAAACGTTGAGGAAGGAGACGAAGTAGAAGAAGGAGCGGTGCTCGCTAAACTGGAGACCGATGACCTGGAACTGGCTTTAACCCAGGCACGGGTAGCCTACAGCCGGGCAGAGGTGGCCGTAACCCAGGCGGAGGTAGCCGTAACCCAGGCGGAAGTAGCCGTAACCCAGGCGGAAGTAGCCCTGCAAACGGCAGAATTCAATCTCAACCAAACTCAGAAGACACATACTCTATCCGACATCAAGGCGGCACAGGCTAATGTAGATACAGCCAGACGGGAACTGGAAGAAGCGCTATTAACACTATCCAAGTATGACCCGGGAACCCCTGGCTGGGAGGAAAATCAGAGGATAGTAAATCTGTTCCGGTTGAGGCTGAATACGGCTGAGGACACACTGGATGCCATGCTCTCCGGCGCCGGCACTGAGGAAGTGGTTATCAAAAACCAACAGGTGAAGGCTGCCCGGCAGTCCCTGGAGTTAAGCCGGCAGTCCCTGGAATCAAATATCAAATCGCTGGAATTAGCTCAACACTCCCTGGAGCTGAGCCTGCAATCCCTGGAACAAGCTCAAAAGCAGCTTGGTAAAGCAACAATGACGGCTCCCTTTGACGGTGCGGTAGCCAGCGTCAACATTGATGAGCAGGATACCGTAGCTCCCGGCACCATGATCATTCACCTGGTTGACCCCGGCAGCATGGAGCTAACCGTTGCGATGGATGAAATAGATATCTCCGTGGTGAAAGCGGGACAAAGAGCACTTATTGATATCGATGCTTTACCTGATCTACCTCTTGAGGGTGAGGTCAGTTCCATTAGCCTGTTACCTGCAGTAGAAGGGGGAGTGGTACTGTATAGCGTTAAAATCAAGTTTGATGTGCCTGAGGATAGCGGTTTAAGAAACGGCATGAGCGCCACGGCTGACATTACAGTTGCCCGGCGGGACAGCGTCTTGCTGATACCTGACCGGGCGATTCGGAACGATAGCCAGGGCAGTTCCCTGGTTGAAGTCATGGTTAACGGGCAAATCCAGGAAAGAATGGTAGTCACCGGCATCAGCGATGGAGTACGCACTGAGATTATTGACGGGCTGGCGGAGGGTGAGATGGTCGTTGAAAGACGGACCAGGTCATCCTGA